The Rudaeicoccus suwonensis sequence TAACACGACTCCATTTCGTATGACGCGCCTCGGCTCGCGCGCCAGCTTTGCTGCTGAATCACAGGCAGTGGCGGGCCGCCGGCCGAGGCGTTCGTCATACCCCCTGAACTAGCGAAAGGCCACTCATGGCAAAGGAACTGGAGTTCAGCGACTCCGCCCGCAAGTCCCTGGAACGTGGCGTCGACGCGCTCGCGAACGCGGTCAAGGTGACGCTCGGCCCCAAGGGCCGCAACGTCGTGATCGACAAGAAGTGGGGCGCCCCGACCATCACGAACGACGGTGTCACCATCGCCCGTGAGGTCGAGCTCGACGACCCGTACGAAAACCTCGGCGCTCAGCTGGCCAAGGAAGTCGCCACCAAGACCAACGACATCGCCGGTGACGGCACCACCACCGCCACCGTGCTGGCCCAGGCGATGGTCCGCGAGGGCCTGCGCAATGTCGCCGCCGGTGCCGGTCCCGCCGCCCTGAAGCGCGGCATCGACCACGCCGTGACGTCGATCAACGACCGCCTGCTGGCCAACGCCCGCGAGGTCGACGGCAAGGACGAAATCGCTCAGGTCGCAGCGCTTTCCGCGCAGGACGCCACCATCGGCGGTCTGATCGCCGAGGCGTTCGACAAGGTCGGCAAGGACGGCGTCATCACCGTCGAGGAGTCCTCCACCGCCGAGACGGTGCTCGACTTCACCGAGGGCATGCAGTTCGACAAGGGGTACATCAGCCCCTACTTCGTGACCGACCCCGAGCGGATGGAAGCCGTCCTCGAGGATGCCTACATCCTGATCAACCAGGGGAAGATCTCCGCCGTCGCCGACGTGTTGCCGGTGCTGGAGAAGGTCGTGCAGTCCGGCAAGCCTCTGCTGATCATCGCCGAGGACATCGACGGCGAAGCGCTGTCGACGCTGGTGGTCAACAAGATTCGTGGCACGTTCAACGTGTGCGCGGTCAAGGCGCCGGGCTTCGGTGACCGCCGCAAGGCCATGCTGCAGGACATCGCGATCCTGACCGGTGGCCAGGTCATCAGCGAAGAGGTCGGCCTCAAGCTCGACCAGGCAGACCTCGAACTCCTCGGTCAGGCGCGTCGCATCGTCGTCACCAAGGACAACACCACCGTCATCGACGGTCAGGGCGAGTCCAGCGACGTCGACGGTCGTGTGAAGGAGCTCAAGTCCGAGATCGAGCGCTCCGACTCCGACTGGGATCGCGAGAAGCTGCAGGAGCGTCTGGCCAAGCTGGCCGGTGGCGTCTGCGTCATCAAGGTCGGCGCTCACACCGAGGTGGAGCTGAAGGAGAAGAAGCACCGCATCGAGGACGCGATCTCCGCGACGCGCGCTGCGATCGAGGAGGGCATCGTCGCCGGTGGTGGCTCTGCTCTGGTGCACGCTTCGGCGGCCCTCAGCGAACTGTCGCTCGAAGGTGACGAGGCCACCGGTGCAGCGCTCATCGGCAAGGCCGTCGTCGAGCCGCTGCGCTGGATCGCCGAGAACGCCGGTCTCGAGGGCTATGTCGCCGTCGCCAACGTCAAGGACCTGCCGGTCGGCCAGGGCCTCAACGCAGCGACCGGTGAGTATGGCGACCTGATCAAGGCCGGCGTCATCGACCCGGTCAAGGTCACCCGCTCCGCGCTGCGCAACGCCGCATCAATCGCGTCGATGGTGCTCACCACCGACACGCTCGTCGTGGACAAGAAGGAAGAGGAAGAGCCGGCCGCTGCCGGTCACGGTCACGGTCACTGATCGACGCCGAACCTCAGCACGAGGACGAGCCCCGTCATACACCACCGGTGTATGACGGGGCTCGTTCGTGTTGGGCGCGACGACCGCGCCCGTGGCGGTGGTCAGGCAGCCGAGCGCTCGGCCGCGGCCGAGAGAGCCTCGATGATCGCCACACCCTGCCGGCGGAGCCGTCGTACGGCGGCGCTGCCAAGGGCGCCTGCGGCGAGTGCCCCCGTTGCCACGCTGAGAGGCATCGCCGCCCACAGGAGGGCTCGGGAGTGGGCAACGGTGCCGGCCACGAGGAGTGCGACCGTCGGAGCGGCTGTCAGCAACTCCAGCAGGATCGCCGCATAGACCTTGACCGGCCACGTGGGGGGCGGTCCGCCGTTGGCGTCAAGAGGGAGGACGGCGATCGTGGAGGCCAGTGGGATCAGTCCGGTGGCGCCGCCGAGCACGGCGATCAGACCCGCGATGGCCCACGGCCAGGCCCAGGTCTGGCCACTGGCAGCAGTGAGAGCGATGGTCGTGACTGCGGCATACGGGCCGGTGATGAGAAGAAACGCCCATTGACGGCCGCGCACATCGGCGCGCTCCGCGCCGGCCAGTACGGTCAGCCGCAGCGCCAGACCGTCCGAACCGTAGAGATTGCAACCACCAGCGCCTGCGATCACCACCGACAGGATGCCGCCGAAGGGCAGCAGGAATGGTGTGCCGTGCGTCAGGTCCGGCACGACGCACGTGCCCGCTCCGACGATCGCCGCAATGACGAGGAATGTCAGGCGGAGGGGGTCCCGGACCCACATGCGCACCTCCTTGCCGACAACGGCTCCCACCGGGGTCGCGGGCAGCAGCCGAGGGCGCGAGCGACGTCGCCTCGTCAAAGCCGCTCCTGTCCCTTCGAGACGACGAGTGAGGACTACCGGCCAGATCGCGACGACGATGGCGGTCAGCAGTGCCAGCGCAACCAACGGAAGAATCGAGTCGATCGCGGAGTGGCGTCGCGCGCCGGTGACCGCATCCGCCGCCCAGCCTGTCGGCAGGATCTTGAGCACATACGTGACCACGGGAATCCGGCCTGCGATCAACGACGTCGTCAGCCCCGGTAGCAGGGTCGCGGCCACGGACACCAGGCTGATCGCGGTGGCAACTGCCACTGTCCCCAGAGCCCGACGCTGCTGCGAGGGCGGCGGCAGGAGCGCCTCGACCACCGGCACCGAACACCCCGTCAGCAGCAAGGTGATGGCGCCGCCGACCGCACCGGTGGCTGCTGCCAGCATGCTGTCGTGCGCACCGAGTGCGACGAGCGAGCCGAATGCAACAGCCATGAAGACGAGTGACGGATCGACGAGGGCGGACACCAGCAGCGCTCTCGCCAGGT is a genomic window containing:
- the groL gene encoding chaperonin GroEL (60 kDa chaperone family; promotes refolding of misfolded polypeptides especially under stressful conditions; forms two stacked rings of heptamers to form a barrel-shaped 14mer; ends can be capped by GroES; misfolded proteins enter the barrel where they are refolded when GroES binds), with amino-acid sequence MAKELEFSDSARKSLERGVDALANAVKVTLGPKGRNVVIDKKWGAPTITNDGVTIAREVELDDPYENLGAQLAKEVATKTNDIAGDGTTTATVLAQAMVREGLRNVAAGAGPAALKRGIDHAVTSINDRLLANAREVDGKDEIAQVAALSAQDATIGGLIAEAFDKVGKDGVITVEESSTAETVLDFTEGMQFDKGYISPYFVTDPERMEAVLEDAYILINQGKISAVADVLPVLEKVVQSGKPLLIIAEDIDGEALSTLVVNKIRGTFNVCAVKAPGFGDRRKAMLQDIAILTGGQVISEEVGLKLDQADLELLGQARRIVVTKDNTTVIDGQGESSDVDGRVKELKSEIERSDSDWDREKLQERLAKLAGGVCVIKVGAHTEVELKEKKHRIEDAISATRAAIEEGIVAGGGSALVHASAALSELSLEGDEATGAALIGKAVVEPLRWIAENAGLEGYVAVANVKDLPVGQGLNAATGEYGDLIKAGVIDPVKVTRSALRNAASIASMVLTTDTLVVDKKEEEEPAAAGHGHGH